A genomic window from Balaenoptera acutorostrata chromosome 20, mBalAcu1.1, whole genome shotgun sequence includes:
- the SLC46A1 gene encoding proton-coupled folate transporter, giving the protein MEGRANSRGEPRAWPAGSVLCRGCVEPLIFLANFALVLQGPVTTQYLWHRFSADLGYNGTRDRGSCSNHSVDPTAQEVETLTSHWTLYMNMGGFLVGLFSCTLLGAWSDCVGRRPLLVLASLGLLLQTVLSILVVQLQLHVGYFVLGRILCALLGDFGGLLAAGFASVADVSSSRTRTIRMALLEACIGVAGMLASLIGGNWLHEQGYANPFWLALALLIAMTLYAAFCFGETVKEPTRARLFTLRHHRSIVQLYVTQAPEKSRKHLALYSLAIFVVITVHFGAQDILTLYELSTPLCWDSRLIGYGSAAQHLPYLTSLLGLRLLQYCLADTWVAEIGLAFNIMGMVVFAFATITPLMFTGYGLLFLSLVVTPIIRAKLSRLVRESEQGALFSAVACVNGLAMLTASGIFNSLYPATLNFMKGFPFLLGAGLLFIPAVLIGILERANHCPEFQQFPQSP; this is encoded by the exons ATGGAGGGGCGCGCGAACTCCCGGGGCGAGCCCCGCGCCTGGCCCGCCGGGTCCGTGCTGTGCCGCGGCTGCGTGGAGCCGCTGATCTTCCTTGCCAACTTCGCCTTGGTCCTGCAGGGCCCGGTCACCACGCAGTACCTGTGGCACCGCTTCAGTGCCGACCTTGGCTACAACGGCACTCGTGACAGGGGCAGCTGCAGCAACCATAGCGTGGACCCCACCGCGCAG GAAGTGGAGACGCTTACCTCCCACTGGACCCTCTACATGAACATGGGCGGCTTCCTGGTGGGACTCTTCTCGTGCACGCTGCTGGGCGCCTGGAGTGACTGTGTGGGCCGCCGCCCGCTGCTGGTGCTGGCCTCCCTCGGCCTTCTGCTCCAGACCGTGCTGTCCATCCTTGTGGTACAGCTGCAGCTCCACGTTGGCTACTTTGTGCTGGGCCGCATCCTTTGTGCCCTCCTCGGCGATTTCGGTGGCCTCCTGGCTGCTGGCTTTGCCTCTGTGGCAGATGTCAGCTCCAGCCGCACCCGTACCATCCGAATGGCCCTGCTGGAAGCGTGCATCGGGGTAGCAGGGATGCTGGCGAGTCTCATTGGTGGCAACTGGCTCCACGAGCAGGGTTATGCCAACCCCTTCTGGCTGGCCTTGGCCTTGCTGATTGCCATGACTCTCTATGCAGCATTCTGCTTTGGTGAGACAGTGAAAGAGCCGACACGTGCCCGGCTCTTCACACTCCGTCACCACCGATCCATCGTCCAGCTCTACGTGACCCAGGCCCCGGAGAAGTCCAGGAAGCACTTAGCCCTGTACTCGTTGGCCATCTTCGTGGTGATCACCGTGCACTTTGGGGCCCAGGACATCCTGACCCTCTATGAGCTGAGCACACCCCTCTGCTGGGACTCTAGGCTGATTGGCTACGGTTCTGCGGCTCAGCACCTCCCATACCTCACCAGCCTGCTGGGCCTGAGGCTTCTGCAGTACTGCCTGGCCGACACCTGGGTGGCTGAGATCGGTCTGGCCTTCAACATCATGGGGATGGTGGTCTTTGCATTTGCTACCATTACACCCCTCATGTTCACAG GGTACGGGCTCCTCTTCCTGTCATTGGTCGTCACGCCTATCATCCGGGCCAAGCTCTCCAGGCTGGTGAGAGAGTCAGAGCAGG GCGCTCTCTTTTCTGCTGTGGCCTGTGTGAATGGCTTGGCCATGCTGACAGCCTCCGGCATCTTCAACTCGCTCTACCCAGCCACCCTGAACTTCATGAAGggcttccctttcctcctgggAGCTGGCCTCCTCTTCATCCCGGCCGTCCTGATTGG GATACTGGAAAGGGCTAATCATTGCCCTGAATTCCAGCAGTTTCCCCAGAGCCCCTGA